The sequence GTAGGCGGAACAAATCCGAACGCGGTAAACGACGGCAAAGGTCCCGAAATTGAAGTCTACTTCGATAATGAAGAATTTGACAACGCTTATCTTGTTAATCCCGATTTTACTCTAATCGTCAAATTATTTGACGAAACTGGGCTGAATACTACCGGAACGGGCATCGGGCATAAACTCGAAGGCGTTCTCGATGGCGACGAAAACAACGCAATCGACTTTACGAATTATTTCGTGGGCGATTTGAACTCGGGCGGCAAATCGGGCGCGGTTAAATATAAATTTACTTCGCTTTCCGAAGGCGAACATAATATCAGAATAAAAGCGTGGGATGTTTTTAATAACTTTTCCGAAACCGAAGTCTATTTTACGGTTGTAAACGAGAGCGACGAATTGTATCTGAGAAATATTTATAATTATCCGAATCCGTTTTCCTCCTCGACAACTTTTACTTTCCAGCACAATGCAAACAACGCCATCGATGTTAAAATTAAAATATATACTGTGGCGGGAAGACTGATAAAAGAAATTGACGAATATTCGGTTATGGATCGATTTGTGAGAATCGATTGGGACGGCAGGGACGAGGACGGGAATTCATTGGCAAACGGAACTTACTTATATAAAATTGTAGCGCAAACTACCGACGGTTCTTTTAAGAAGAGCGCGCTCGGTAAGTTGTCGATAATAAGATAAAATTAATATAAATACTCAAGGAGGTATACTAAAATGAAAAGAATAATTTTGATTCCGATGATTATGTTGATGTTAGCGGGAATCGGTTCTGAAATAAAAGCGCAAGGCGAAGCTGCATTACCCTTCCTTTTGATTGCTCCCGATTCGAGAGCCGGCGGTATCGGCGAATCCGGTACCGGATTGGCTGATAATTCCGCTGCAATATTCTGGAATCCCGCCGGAATTGCTTTTTTAACCGGCTCGGAAGTCAGTTTTACTCACAGTAACTGGCTGCCGCAGTTCCATCTCGACTTGTTCTACGACTATGCTACTTATCGACAATATATAGAAGATTTGAACGGCAGTATTACGGCAAGCGTTACTTACATGAATTACGGAGAAATTGTTCGCACAGGCTCCGATTCGCCCGAACCGATCGGAACATTCAGATCGTTCGACGCGGCGCTTACAGTCGGTTATGCCACCAAGTTGAGCAACGACTGGGGACTCGGATTGAACTTCCGTTTAATTCACAGCCGATTGGCGGACAAACCGACCGAAGCCGAACAGGGTAAAGGCGTCGCAACCACAGTCAGCTTCGACGTCGGAGCTATGTGGCGTCCCGAGCATTTGAATCTGCCTCTGATCGGAGATATGAGCAACCGCCTGAGTATCGGTATGAATCTCAGCAATATCGGTCCGAAAATCTATTATATCGATCAGGCGCAGGCGGATCCGATACCTACAAATTTCAGACTCGGTTTTGCAACGCGGCTTTATCAGGACGATTTCAACTCAATAACAATGACGCTCGATTTCAGCAAATTATTGGTCGATAAGGGCGAAGCCTTTCGCGGCGAAGTCGACAGTAACGCTACTCCGAAACAACGGAAAGATTTTTACGAAGCGATTTTCACCGCATGGGCTGATCAGCCGTTGAGCGAGGAAATAAGAGATATTACAACCGCCATGGGTCTGGAATACTGGTACGGTCAACCGGGAGATTTTATGTTTGCCTTGAGAGCGGGATATTTTTATGAAGACCCGTCTTTCGGAAACAGAAAATTCGTTACTATCGGAGCGGGTATCAGATACGACATGTACGGATTCGATTTCAGTTATTTAACAACTGACGTATTCAAAGAAGGCGAAAATCATCCGCTCAATAATACATTACGCTTCACCATCTTTATCGGCTGGGGAGGCGTCCCTCAAACTCAATTAGGATTTCCCAGAGGTATTTAATCAATTATGAATAAATCAAATCTCAAGATATTTTTATGGCTGGGAATATTAATTCCCGGCCTTTTGTTTGCAGGCTCGCAGAGCGAAAAGAAATTTTCAATTACCCGGTCGCTCCCGAATAATTCGACTCAAAATGCGGCAATCGGCAAACTGAAGATTTTGGCCGTTATGGTGGAATTTCAGGAGGACAACGATGAATATACGTACGGAAACGGAAAGTTCGGTTCGGTCTATACGGAAGATTACGGCGATACGATAATCGATCCTCTGCCGCACGACCGCACTTATTTTGAGAATCACCTCGAGTTTGCAAAAAATTATTTTTATAAAGTTTCAGACGGTAAATTGAATATCGAATATACCGTTTTGCCGGAAATAATTACTGTATCCAAAACAATGCGCAACTATGCGCCGCCTTTGACCAATCCCGACGATCTGGGCGGGCTGGCTAATTTTGCGGGGGAAGTTTGGGATTTAGCCGATTCGGTTTATGCGGATCTCGACTTTTCTCAATACGATTTGTTCACGATTTTTCATGCCGGAGCGGGAGCGGCTTTTTATCCGACAGGGAAAATCGGTTACGAAAGAGATTTGCCTTCCGTATTCCTGGGGTTCAATACTCTTCAAAAATATCTGGGCAATGATTTCGCCGGGTTTACGGTCAAAAACGATTTTAATATACGGAACACTGTCATACTTCCTTCAACCGAATCGAAAGAAGTTCAATCTTTCGGTGAAAAATATCTTTATCAGATGTCCATTAACGGTTTGATAGTGTCGAATATCGGAAGCTATTTGGGATTGCCCGATTTATTCAATACCGAAACGGGAGTTACTGCTATCGACAGATTCGGTTTGATGGACGGGAACGCAATATTTGCTTACAGCGGTTTGTTCCCGCCGGAACCGTCTCCCTGGGAAAAAATATTCTTGGGTTGGGTAGAACCTGTAGTGTTGAACGCCAATGTCAATAATGTTCACATTGCGGCAAAACTTGCCGCTGCGGCGGGCGACACGGTTATCGTCAAAATTCCGATAAACGACCACGAATATTTTCTGGTAGAGAATAGACAACGCGACGTTAATAAAGACGGGATAACTCTTACTTATAAAATAGGCGACAACGTTTATACGTTTAATACGCAAAAAGACACCGGCAGATTCAGATTCGACAATGCCGATACGATGCGGGGCGTTGTTGTGGACGTTGACGAATTCGATTGGGCTGTGCCCGCCAATGGAATTGTTATTTGGCATATCGACGAAAAAATTATTAACGAAAAATATGCCGAAAACAGAGTTAATGCGGATTTGTACAACAAAGGCGTCGACATAGAAGAAGCCGACGGAATTCAGGATATCGGAGAATTGTTTAATACTGTTTTCGGCGAAGTATATGGTATTGCGGGCGAGGAAGATTTATGGTATAAAGGAAATAAAGCGCGCTTTTATAAAAACCGTTTCGGCAGCGATACAAAGCCGAACAGCAATTCCAATTCGGGCGCAAAGTCGTTCATTACTATCGACAATTTCTCGGAACCCGGAAATGTAATGACGTTCGACTTATTTATCGGCAACGATCGATTCCTTAAACTTGCAAATATACTTCTCGACGGAAACTATAAGTTTGTCGGAGGTTTGGACAATCTTCCGTACATTTTTCTTATTAACAATCACGACTTGATTATACGACATCTCGAATCGGAATATTCATTGGTGTTTCCGGAATTTTCGGAAGTGAGTCCTTCGATATTCTCAGCGTCCTCGAACTTTGTTGTAGTGGGAGCAAATAATAATCAGTTTAATAAGCTTACTTTGAGTTCCGCGCTTGACAGGGTTATTTCTCAAAACTCTTATAACTTTTCCGAGAACGAAGGTTCAAAGGTTATTACCCCGGTGACCTACAGAGGACTAAATTTCTATACTCTGATGGGGACGGATATTTCAAGATTTTTGAGATTGGATCATTTTACAGGCATATACCGCACATTTGATTTCAGTGAATACGGTAAAATTGTTCAGATTTCGGCATACCGCGATCAGAATGATTTTGCATTGATTACCGACGGAGGATATTTTATAACGGGTAAATTTCCCAACGACGTGAAAAATAGAGCGCTTAATTTAAGCGGAGTTCCCGTTAAATTAATCACGCTCTTGAAGCCGGACGGTAAAAACGAATTTATAGTTCTCAACGAAAATAACGGTTTCGACATAATTGCAGAGGGCGGAATTCGCAACAGCTTTGTGATTAATACTGCGGATACGATAAAAGATTTTGCAATTTACGTAAATCAAACGAACGGAACTTATTCGATTTTGGTTGTGGATAAGAACAAGGTCTTGTCTTTCAACAGCTTCGGCATTTTAAACGATAATTTTCCGATAACAGCGTCGTCGGAATTAAACGATTACATTTTAACAACAGATTTAAATAACGACGGGGTCTGGGATATTTTAGTTTCCTCTGTTGACGGAAATCTTTTTGCATGGGACGGAGCGAGCGGAGATTTATTACAGGGTTTTCCGATTTCTACCGGAGCTTCGCTCAAAGTTCCGCCGGTGTTATTTACAATCGACAATAGTCAGAGCTTAACTAACTTCAAATCCGGAATAATTTATGCGTCCGTCGATGCGGAAAATTATTTGAACTGCTGGTTTATTGCGACAGACAATCCTTCTTCCTACGGCTGGCATTCGGTGGCGGGCGATTTGTATAATTCTTATACGATTACATTGCCCGCGGAAAATATTATAGATGAATATTTCCCTGAAAGCAAAGCTTACAATTGGCCTAATCCGGTATACGGCAACGAAACTTATATAAGATATTTCGTAGCCGAAGATTCGGATGTCGAAGTGACAATATTGGACGCCGCCGGCGATTATGTGACTACGCTCAAAGGAACCGGACGCGGCGGATTCGACAATGAAATTCGGTGGGATGTTTCGGACGTTCCAAGCGGAGTTTATTTCGCGCGTATCAATGTTTCCTCGGCTGACAAAGCGGCCGCTAAATTAATCAAAATTGCAATCATCAAGTAGAAACCTTATGCGAAAATTATTCTTATTCTTTTTGTTGATACCGTATTTATTGACCGCTCAATTCAATGAATATAATCCCGAATACGATTGGTATACATTAAAAGGCGAACATGTATTTGTACATTACCACCCCGAAGCGGAAAGGACTGCCAGGACGGTTCTGAAAATAGCCGAAGAAGTTTGGGGCCCGATTACGTCATTATACGATTACGAACCCGAAACGGTTCATTTTGTAATTAAAGATATCGACGATTATTCCAACGGCGCGACGTATTTTTTCGACAATAAAATCGAAATATGGGCGTCCGCTCTCGATTTCGATTTGCGCGGCTCGCACAATTGGCTAAGAAACGTAATATCTCACGAATTTACTCATATGGTTCAAATTCAGGCTGCAATGAAAATCGGCAGAAGAGTGCCGGCAGTTTATCTTCAATTTATGAATTATGAAGATAAACGCCGTCCCGATATCTTATACGGTTTCCCGAATTTTATTGCCTCGTATCCGATTGCGACGGTAAACGTGCCGGCATGGTTTGCCGAAGGCACGGCTCAATATATGCGTAAAGAATTTAACTACGATAATTGGGATACGCACAGAGACATGATTTTGAGATGCTACGCTCTCGACGGGAAAATGCTTACGTGGAATCAAATGGGCGTATTCGGAAAAACTAGTCTTGGCAACGAATCCGTTTATAACGCCGGATTTGCTCTTACACGCTATATAGCGCAAAAGTACGGCGAGGATAAATTGGTGGAAATAAACGACCGATTGAAAGCGCTTACGAATTTTACTATCGACGCAGCCATTGAACAAACGCTCGGTATTTCAGGCAAACAACTCTATTCGGAATGGAGCGAATTCCTTAAGAAAGATTATAAAGAAAGAATTAATAATGTGCTCGAAAACCGTGTAGAAGGCGAATTAATTACTCCGGTAGGTTTCGGTAATTTTTATCCTTCATTCTCGGACGACGGTTCTAAAATGGTTTATGTGTCGAATAAGTACAGCGATTATTTCGGCGTTTCTTCAATTTATTTGTATGATTTCAAAACAAAGAAAGAAAAATTACTAGTGCCAATGGTTCGTTCCACGGCAGTTTTCATACCGGGCTCAAATAAAATAATTTATGCAAAATTGAGCGACGATAATCCCCGCTGGAATAATATTCACGACTTGTATCTATATGATCTCGACGAAGAAGAATCGACCCGGCTTACGCACGGCCTAAGAGCGAACAATCCGAACGTTTCTCACGACGGTTCTAAAATCGTATTCCTCTTCCAAAAGGACGGCACAACCAATATCGGCACTGTCGACATCAACGGAAAGAATTTTAAACAATTGACGTTTTTCAATAACGGCGAACAGGTTTACAATCCCAAATTCTCGCCTGACGATTCATACATAGTCTTCGGTTACTCTCTTAAAAATACGAGGGAAATTGCACGGGTGGATACAAACGGAACCGGATACGATATTATAATTCAAAATGGTTACGACAACCGCGACCCCGTTTTTGACAGTAACGGCAATCTGATTTTCGCCTCGGATATGACAGGCATTTTCAACCTTTATCGATACGATTTTGAAACCCAAAAAACAACCAGAATATCGAATGTGGTAGGCGGAGCTTTTCAGCCGGATATCGACGGAGAAGGAAATGTTATTTATGCCGGGTATACTTCCGACGGATTTAAGATATTCCTTCTGGATAAAGAAAGTCAGTCAAAAGTAGACGACGACAAAAAATACGTATGGATTGGAAATCCCCCTTTGGGGAACGACAAACCGAAAGGCGATTTGGCTCGATTCAATATAGAAAGGTTGAAGAATTACAACGATTACGAACTGCCGGACGTAAAACCGTCCAGATACTCGGGCTATTTTTCGCGTTTCAGCATTATACCGTTTATACGTTACGATAATTATATTACTTCGAACAGTTTTGCAGACAGAATAAAACCGGGTATTTACGCTGCTTCGAGCGACTATTTGAACAGATTCAGTATATTCGGCGGAGGCGCAATCAACAAAAAATTCGAACGAGATTTGTTCCTCTCGTTTGAGTACAGAGATAAGCTACCGTTGTTGTTTAATCTGGGACTTAAACCAGAAGTCGGCATAGAGCTTTACAGCGTAAGCCGAAAAACAAATACGGATATAATCTTCGACTCGCTCGATACCTCGTTGAGAACGAGTACTGATGTAACCTATAATTTATTCGAAGCCGATTTCTTCGCGCGTCAGAAAATTATTACAGCGGGAAATATGTTGGAGTTCAGATACGTCTACAGCAGTTACACAGCCACTCTGGAAGCGTTTATATTTCCGAATACGAGTCTGCTCTATCCTTCGACAAACGATACCTATTATATAGGCAACGATTTCCAATTGAAATTCAGCCACGACGGAATAATTCCGACAAAAGATGCGGATATAAATCCGGTCGGAAGAAAAATAGAGCTTAAATACGATTATGAATTTAACCGCTATAACCCGGACGGAACGTATGAAGTGGCGGACGGCATATTGAAACCGGTCTACAAAAACTACAATTTCCAAAGAATCGAATTAAACTGGAAAGAATATATGCGCGTCTACATGGAACATACTCTCACGGCTCAAATACGAGCGGGGAGTATTCTGGGACCCGATGTGCCGGAGTTCTTCGATTTTTATCTGGGCGGTTTGATCGGCATGAAAAGTTATCCGTTCTATGCTGTCAGCGGCAATGAAGTCGCATGGATAAATCTTACATACCGCTTCCCGCTCTTTAAGGATATCGATACGCGGCTGGGTCATCTATATGTCGACAAGATTTACATGTCGGTTTATGCCGATTTCGGCAATGCGTGGAACGGCAATAGCGTTAAACTGAACGACTTTAAAAAGGGAGCGGGACTCGAACTTAGAATAAAAATGAACTCGTTCTACCTTTTCCCGACGAGTCTCTTTTTAAATGCCGCATATTCGTTCGACAGATTCACCAGAACGATTCTTAATGAAAATGTTACTTACGGGAAGGAATGGAATTTTTACGGCGGTATATTGTTCGATTTTAATTTCTAAACGGGTATGAAAATGAAGAAAATAATATTGATATTGTTTATTGCCGGCGCCGTTGGAGCTCAGTCAAAATTGACCGGCAAATTATATCTCGATTCCGGGATTTCTTTCAAAGAGACTTCGGTTGAATTTGACGACTATGTAGTATCCGCGCAAAAGAAGAAAGCTCCTTTTACCGCTGCGCTCCTTTCGTTTGCCGTTCCTGGAGCCGGACAATTTTATTCCGAGAGCTATTTGAAGAGCGCGCTTTTTGTGGCTGTGGAAGCCGCGGCAATTACGGTAGGCTTGATATACGACAAAAAAGGAGACGACCAGACGATTAGATTTCAGAATTTTGCCGACGAACATTGGGACGTAGCGCGTTATGCAAGATGGACTATTGTTCACGCAAACGAAATCAATCCCTCAATCGATCCGTCTAATTATTTTGTGTTTAATCCGGACGGCACTGTGAATTGGAAAGAATTGAATAAATTGGAAAATGCATTGGGCGGGTATTATTCACACCGTCTTGCGCCGTACGGAGATCAGCAGTATTACGAAATGATCGGCAAGTATCCTCAATTCAATGTGGGCTGGGACGATTTCGGCGATGAAAATACGCCTTATAAGTACGGCGATCCGCTTACTGAAAATTTCATTTTTTATTCAAAAGAACGCGGAAAAGCCAACGATTTCTATAACGTGGCTTATAAAGCCGTTCTCGTTATTTTTACGAATCACATAATAAGCGCCATCGACGCTGCGCTTACGGCTCACAGCTTTAATAAAAATATTAAGGTCAATGCGGAACTAAATAAAATTAATGTCGGTTATAGAACTTTCTATTATCCTCAATTAAATTTGCAATATAATTTTTAATATACCTGATAAAATATGAATGAACCGGTAATTGTAATAGTAGGTCGTCCGAACGTAGGAAAGTCGACGCTTTTTAACAGATTGACCAGAAGTAAAACTTCGATAGTAGACGACGCGCCCGGAGTGACGCGCGACCGTATTTACGGCGAAGCCGAATGGAACGGCAAGAAATTTCGAGTTATCGATACGGGCGGATTGGTGCCGAATTCTCAAGACCTGTTTGAAGCGGCTATCAAAGAACAGGTGGAAATAGCTTTCCAGGAAGCCGATGCAATTTTCTTTGTCGTTGACGGCAAAAGCGGCCTGACTCCGCTCGATATTGAAATCGCTCAAAATCTCCGCAAGTTTACAAAACCGAATTTTTTACTCGTGAATAAGGCGGACAGCCCCGAACTCGAAATTATTAAAAACGATTTCTACAGACTCGGTATCGAAAAAATTTACGATATTTCAGCCATTAACGGAAGAAACCTGGGTGATTTGCTCGACGATTTAATCGAAAGTCTCGATTTTTCAAATGTAACTGATAAACCCGACCCTCGTTTGCGACTCTCGATTATAGGTAAGCCCAACGTGGGAAAATCGTCCCTTGTAAATTCGCTGCTTGGCTACGACCGTTCGATCGTTACTGACATTCCCGGAACTACGAGGGACAGCATCGATTCCGTTCTGAAATATTACGGACAGGAAATCATTCTTGTCGATACAGCCGGATTGAGAAGAAAATCGAAAATAAAAGAAAACGTGGAATTCTTTTCGAACGTGCGCACTTTCAAAGCTCTATGGAACAGCGACGTGGCGGTGTTACTCATCGACGCTCAACTCGGAATTGAAAATCAGGATCAAAGGATTATACAGGAAGCGGTTCGAAGGCGTAAAGGATTGATTATTGCCATCAATAAATGGGACCTTATCGCAAAAGATACCAACACGGCTAAGGTTTTTGAAGAGGCTGTCCGCAGAGAACTAGGGACGCTCGATTATGTGCCAGTCATTACAATCTCGGCATTGACAAAGCAAAGAATTTATAAACTGATCGACCTGGCGCTCAAAATCCATGACGAACGAAAGAAAAAAATTCCAACGAATCAGTTGAATGAAATACTCCTTCCGGAAATTCAAAAAACTCCACCCCCTGCCACTCCGACGGGTAAAGAAGTTAAAATAAAATATATTACTCAGGTGGGCGACCACTACCCGATT comes from Melioribacter roseus P3M-2 and encodes:
- the der gene encoding ribosome biogenesis GTPase Der translates to MNEPVIVIVGRPNVGKSTLFNRLTRSKTSIVDDAPGVTRDRIYGEAEWNGKKFRVIDTGGLVPNSQDLFEAAIKEQVEIAFQEADAIFFVVDGKSGLTPLDIEIAQNLRKFTKPNFLLVNKADSPELEIIKNDFYRLGIEKIYDISAINGRNLGDLLDDLIESLDFSNVTDKPDPRLRLSIIGKPNVGKSSLVNSLLGYDRSIVTDIPGTTRDSIDSVLKYYGQEIILVDTAGLRRKSKIKENVEFFSNVRTFKALWNSDVAVLLIDAQLGIENQDQRIIQEAVRRRKGLIIAINKWDLIAKDTNTAKVFEEAVRRELGTLDYVPVITISALTKQRIYKLIDLALKIHDERKKKIPTNQLNEILLPEIQKTPPPATPTGKEVKIKYITQVGDHYPIFLFFANEHKYVPEHYKRFLERLIRKHLGFEGVPMTISIKDK
- a CDS encoding T9SS-dependent M6-like inactivated metalloprotease, which gives rise to MNKSNLKIFLWLGILIPGLLFAGSQSEKKFSITRSLPNNSTQNAAIGKLKILAVMVEFQEDNDEYTYGNGKFGSVYTEDYGDTIIDPLPHDRTYFENHLEFAKNYFYKVSDGKLNIEYTVLPEIITVSKTMRNYAPPLTNPDDLGGLANFAGEVWDLADSVYADLDFSQYDLFTIFHAGAGAAFYPTGKIGYERDLPSVFLGFNTLQKYLGNDFAGFTVKNDFNIRNTVILPSTESKEVQSFGEKYLYQMSINGLIVSNIGSYLGLPDLFNTETGVTAIDRFGLMDGNAIFAYSGLFPPEPSPWEKIFLGWVEPVVLNANVNNVHIAAKLAAAAGDTVIVKIPINDHEYFLVENRQRDVNKDGITLTYKIGDNVYTFNTQKDTGRFRFDNADTMRGVVVDVDEFDWAVPANGIVIWHIDEKIINEKYAENRVNADLYNKGVDIEEADGIQDIGELFNTVFGEVYGIAGEEDLWYKGNKARFYKNRFGSDTKPNSNSNSGAKSFITIDNFSEPGNVMTFDLFIGNDRFLKLANILLDGNYKFVGGLDNLPYIFLINNHDLIIRHLESEYSLVFPEFSEVSPSIFSASSNFVVVGANNNQFNKLTLSSALDRVISQNSYNFSENEGSKVITPVTYRGLNFYTLMGTDISRFLRLDHFTGIYRTFDFSEYGKIVQISAYRDQNDFALITDGGYFITGKFPNDVKNRALNLSGVPVKLITLLKPDGKNEFIVLNENNGFDIIAEGGIRNSFVINTADTIKDFAIYVNQTNGTYSILVVDKNKVLSFNSFGILNDNFPITASSELNDYILTTDLNNDGVWDILVSSVDGNLFAWDGASGDLLQGFPISTGASLKVPPVLFTIDNSQSLTNFKSGIIYASVDAENYLNCWFIATDNPSSYGWHSVAGDLYNSYTITLPAENIIDEYFPESKAYNWPNPVYGNETYIRYFVAEDSDVEVTILDAAGDYVTTLKGTGRGGFDNEIRWDVSDVPSGVYFARINVSSADKAAAKLIKIAIIK
- the porV gene encoding type IX secretion system outer membrane channel protein PorV, whose amino-acid sequence is MKRIILIPMIMLMLAGIGSEIKAQGEAALPFLLIAPDSRAGGIGESGTGLADNSAAIFWNPAGIAFLTGSEVSFTHSNWLPQFHLDLFYDYATYRQYIEDLNGSITASVTYMNYGEIVRTGSDSPEPIGTFRSFDAALTVGYATKLSNDWGLGLNFRLIHSRLADKPTEAEQGKGVATTVSFDVGAMWRPEHLNLPLIGDMSNRLSIGMNLSNIGPKIYYIDQAQADPIPTNFRLGFATRLYQDDFNSITMTLDFSKLLVDKGEAFRGEVDSNATPKQRKDFYEAIFTAWADQPLSEEIRDITTAMGLEYWYGQPGDFMFALRAGYFYEDPSFGNRKFVTIGAGIRYDMYGFDFSYLTTDVFKEGENHPLNNTLRFTIFIGWGGVPQTQLGFPRGI
- a CDS encoding PD40 domain-containing protein, giving the protein MRKLFLFFLLIPYLLTAQFNEYNPEYDWYTLKGEHVFVHYHPEAERTARTVLKIAEEVWGPITSLYDYEPETVHFVIKDIDDYSNGATYFFDNKIEIWASALDFDLRGSHNWLRNVISHEFTHMVQIQAAMKIGRRVPAVYLQFMNYEDKRRPDILYGFPNFIASYPIATVNVPAWFAEGTAQYMRKEFNYDNWDTHRDMILRCYALDGKMLTWNQMGVFGKTSLGNESVYNAGFALTRYIAQKYGEDKLVEINDRLKALTNFTIDAAIEQTLGISGKQLYSEWSEFLKKDYKERINNVLENRVEGELITPVGFGNFYPSFSDDGSKMVYVSNKYSDYFGVSSIYLYDFKTKKEKLLVPMVRSTAVFIPGSNKIIYAKLSDDNPRWNNIHDLYLYDLDEEESTRLTHGLRANNPNVSHDGSKIVFLFQKDGTTNIGTVDINGKNFKQLTFFNNGEQVYNPKFSPDDSYIVFGYSLKNTREIARVDTNGTGYDIIIQNGYDNRDPVFDSNGNLIFASDMTGIFNLYRYDFETQKTTRISNVVGGAFQPDIDGEGNVIYAGYTSDGFKIFLLDKESQSKVDDDKKYVWIGNPPLGNDKPKGDLARFNIERLKNYNDYELPDVKPSRYSGYFSRFSIIPFIRYDNYITSNSFADRIKPGIYAASSDYLNRFSIFGGGAINKKFERDLFLSFEYRDKLPLLFNLGLKPEVGIELYSVSRKTNTDIIFDSLDTSLRTSTDVTYNLFEADFFARQKIITAGNMLEFRYVYSSYTATLEAFIFPNTSLLYPSTNDTYYIGNDFQLKFSHDGIIPTKDADINPVGRKIELKYDYEFNRYNPDGTYEVADGILKPVYKNYNFQRIELNWKEYMRVYMEHTLTAQIRAGSILGPDVPEFFDFYLGGLIGMKSYPFYAVSGNEVAWINLTYRFPLFKDIDTRLGHLYVDKIYMSVYADFGNAWNGNSVKLNDFKKGAGLELRIKMNSFYLFPTSLFLNAAYSFDRFTRTILNENVTYGKEWNFYGGILFDFNF